One Ignavibacterium album JCM 16511 genomic region harbors:
- a CDS encoding tetratricopeptide repeat protein translates to MNSSKNIKIIFVLSLLLTLSSCSVWQNFTTYFNLWYNIKTLFSDAEKDIQSQKKDLFSNEPLVLSNTARNNLTKVIEKCSELLQFHSNTAFVDDALLILGKSFYYQSNFQKAKRKFEELLATNPDEDLILEANLWIAKCDMQLKNYSQGLAGLKRVRDEALEKEIDFIIKDSFVEEIRYRIAQKELATAIELAKQFAEAADDDELKANIYFEVGNLYYQTDSYENAVEYYSKVFEYSPDIDTEIKASIRYGKALRESDKAEESVNFFSDLKKKDKFSESLAEIDLELGKSYSAIGDFTSSLEQLTKVDTTYKGSPFAALASLEIAKLYRDDLLNYDSAAAYFAKTIMNNPPKEYIDEAKTLNQLFIRYSNLRKTINNYDKQLFYAENPDVFIQDSVNYVQDSLQILQDYLAKKELADIWKAALTPALTDTTKKDTLFVRDSLFVQDSLAIVDSLSKVTTLVDTAEVNILLKTKIDLRIQQKKREADAKLSQEMQALMKTDTVKFKNDPPQRPKITIDSLKTLLAKNRLELGNLFFTEMNVPDSAKKLYEEITTKFSGTRYYPDALLALGSYYQTINENARADSLFRIIYDNYKDRPIANAAANKLGLPLIDLNYDPAAELYIDAESEMKNGNFDISFRKFYEIYKKHPQSQYASKGLYAAGFILENDLRLPDSAASVYDTLISKYPSSPYVKSVAMKVNTYKQEKARIEREKQAQLQQQQEKKDSTDVSELAFLGNKEDKEITEEEIKKQEQVAVNQDIRKEDTITQTKRKLERLWNPRKLRR, encoded by the coding sequence ATGAATTCATCAAAAAACATAAAAATTATTTTTGTCCTCTCGCTTCTGCTTACTTTAAGTTCCTGCAGTGTTTGGCAAAACTTTACAACTTACTTCAATTTGTGGTATAACATAAAAACCCTTTTCAGTGATGCTGAAAAAGATATTCAATCGCAGAAGAAAGATTTGTTTTCAAACGAACCACTTGTGCTTTCAAATACCGCAAGAAATAATCTTACTAAGGTAATCGAAAAATGTTCTGAACTTCTTCAGTTTCATAGCAACACCGCTTTTGTTGATGATGCGCTTTTGATTTTGGGAAAGTCATTTTATTATCAAAGTAATTTTCAGAAGGCTAAAAGAAAATTTGAAGAATTGCTGGCAACCAATCCCGATGAAGATTTAATCCTTGAAGCAAATTTATGGATTGCTAAATGTGATATGCAGCTGAAGAATTATTCTCAGGGCTTGGCTGGATTAAAAAGAGTTCGTGATGAAGCTTTGGAAAAAGAAATTGATTTTATAATAAAAGATTCTTTTGTCGAGGAAATTAGATATCGTATTGCACAGAAAGAATTGGCAACAGCTATAGAGCTTGCAAAACAATTTGCTGAAGCTGCTGACGATGATGAACTGAAAGCGAATATTTATTTTGAAGTTGGCAATCTTTATTATCAAACTGATAGTTATGAAAACGCAGTTGAATATTATAGTAAAGTTTTTGAATACTCTCCTGATATTGATACCGAAATTAAAGCAAGCATCCGTTATGGTAAAGCTTTAAGAGAATCAGATAAAGCTGAAGAATCAGTTAATTTTTTCAGTGACTTGAAAAAGAAAGATAAATTTTCTGAATCACTCGCAGAAATAGATCTCGAGCTTGGAAAATCCTATTCTGCAATTGGAGATTTTACATCTTCTCTTGAACAATTAACAAAAGTTGATACAACTTATAAAGGTTCGCCCTTTGCAGCACTTGCAAGTCTTGAAATTGCTAAATTGTACCGTGATGATTTGCTTAATTATGATAGTGCGGCGGCTTATTTTGCTAAAACCATAATGAATAATCCTCCTAAAGAATATATTGATGAAGCAAAAACCCTTAACCAACTATTTATCAGATATTCTAACCTTCGCAAAACAATAAATAACTATGACAAACAACTATTCTATGCTGAGAATCCTGATGTGTTTATTCAGGACTCTGTAAACTATGTTCAGGACTCGTTACAAATACTTCAGGATTATCTTGCAAAAAAAGAATTGGCGGACATCTGGAAAGCAGCTCTCACACCAGCACTAACTGATACAACTAAAAAAGATACTTTGTTCGTTCGTGATTCGCTTTTTGTTCAGGATAGTCTTGCTATTGTCGATAGTCTTTCTAAAGTAACAACTTTAGTTGATACCGCTGAAGTTAATATATTATTAAAGACAAAAATCGATTTGAGAATACAACAGAAAAAAAGAGAAGCAGATGCTAAATTATCTCAGGAAATGCAGGCACTGATGAAGACGGATACTGTGAAGTTTAAAAATGATCCACCTCAAAGACCAAAGATTACAATTGATTCATTAAAAACACTGCTTGCAAAAAACAGATTAGAGCTTGGTAATTTATTTTTCACTGAGATGAATGTTCCCGATTCGGCAAAAAAGTTATATGAAGAAATAACTACGAAGTTTTCTGGTACGAGATATTATCCGGATGCTTTGCTTGCATTGGGAAGTTATTATCAGACTATAAACGAAAATGCAAGAGCTGATAGTTTGTTCAGAATAATTTATGACAATTATAAAGATCGTCCAATAGCTAATGCTGCAGCAAATAAACTCGGTTTGCCTCTGATTGATCTGAATTACGATCCCGCAGCTGAATTGTACATCGACGCTGAATCGGAAATGAAAAACGGAAATTTTGATATTTCATTCAGAAAGTTTTATGAAATTTATAAGAAACATCCGCAATCCCAGTATGCTTCAAAAGGGCTTTATGCTGCCGGATTTATTTTGGAAAATGATCTGAGACTTCCCGACTCCGCAGCATCCGTTTATGATACTTTGATTTCAAAATACCCCTCTTCTCCTTATGTTAAAAGCGTTGCAATGAAGGTTAATACTTACAAACAGGAAAAAGCAAGAATTGAAAGAGAAAAACAAGCTCAGCTTCAGCAACAGCAGGAGAAAAAAGATTCAACCGATGTCAGCGAGTTAGCATTTCTTGGTAATAAAGAAGATAAAGAGATAACCGAAGAAGAAATTAAAAAACAGGAGCAGGTAGCAGTTAATCAGGATATCAGAAAAGAAGATACCATAACACAAACAAAGAGAAAATTAGAGCGTCTTTGGAATCCAAGAAAACTAAGGCGTTAA
- a CDS encoding P-II family nitrogen regulator encodes MKKIEAIIRPFKLDDVKQALLEEGVRGLTISEVRGYGRQKGHTETYRGSEYHIEFVPKIKIEVVVNDNMVDKIVDAIIKTAKTGQVGDGKIFISEISEVIRIRTEESGPHAL; translated from the coding sequence ATGAAAAAAATCGAAGCAATCATCCGTCCCTTTAAATTGGATGATGTTAAGCAGGCATTACTTGAAGAAGGAGTTCGCGGCTTAACAATTTCAGAAGTTCGTGGTTATGGAAGACAAAAGGGCCACACAGAAACCTATCGCGGAAGTGAATATCATATTGAGTTCGTCCCTAAAATAAAAATTGAAGTTGTGGTAAATGATAATATGGTTGATAAAATTGTTGATGCAATAATTAAAACTGCTAAAACCGGTCAGGTTGGTGATGGGAAAATTTTTATATCCGAAATAAGTGAAGTAATAAGAATCAGAACTGAAGAATCCGGACCACACGCGTTGTAA